In the Pedobacter cryoconitis genome, CCACGATATATTGCTTGATCAGAATACACAGATGAACAAAGCGCGAGCAGCAGCCGGGGACGATAGAAAAGCTGTGCGTACCAAAATGATGACGCTGATGCAAGGTAATAACGAAAAGATCAAAGCAATATTAACTGACGATCAAAAGAAAGCCTACGCTACTTTTCTTGAAGAAAGAAGAACAGCAATGAAAAACAGGATGGGAGGCCAGGGAACTGGTCAGCCGGCAGAGAACCAGTAGTGCTATAAAATTCAACGTCTGAATTTATATCAGCTTTCAAATAAAGAAAATAATAGAAGCGGCTTTGGGCCGCTTTTATTATTTTTGCCCAAAATATATTCATATGTACAAGCAAACGACTCCCCTTATTCTGGCCTCCAAATCACCCCGCAGACAAGAACTGATGCAATTAATGGGGCTTGATTTTAAGGTGTTATTAAAAGATGTAGACGAGAGTTACCCTGAACACCTGTCTCCTGATGCAATTGCTTGTTACATCTCGGAGAAGAAAGCGATGGCATTTGTTGAAGAACGTTTAACAAGCCTGGTCATTACTGCTGATACTATCGTTGCTTATAATGGTGAGATTTTAGGTAAACCAGCAGATGCATTACATGCTAAAGTTATGCTTGAAAAACTATCAGGTACCAGTCATCAGGTTTATACAGGAGTAAGCCTGGCTTATAAAGACAAGCTTAAAACCTTTTTTGATCAAACAGAAGTGCGTTTCAGAACCCTCAGCACAGCAGAAATAGAACATTATATCCATCACTATAATCCACTGGATAAAGCGGGCTCTTATGGCATACAAGACTGGCTGGGCTTTATCGCAGTAGAACGTATTGAAGGCTCTTATACCAATGTAATGGGGCTGCCAACAGAGAAGCTTTACTTAGAACTTTCAAACTTCTGATCTGACCAGATCCGGTATAATACACCCATCTTTAAATCATAAGTAGATAAGCTGATTGCTTTTAATCCTGTTTTGTCCAGTATATAATTGGTCAGGATGGCGGCGATGACAATCATATCCACTCTGAGCGGAATCAGGTTTGGCATCAAAACCCTTTCTGCATGTGCAGAAGCAATCAGCCTTTCAGCAAGGCTCCGGTACTGTTCAATATCAAAAGAAGCTGAACTTATTGTTTTCAGGTCAATACCTTCCAGTAACATCGCTGCGAAAGTCTCAAATGCACCAGCAGAACCAACCAAAATCTGTGGCTGATACTTTTGACAGGCAGCCAGCAGATCTGCCAACTTCTGATCAAGATGCTTTTGTATCGCAGACTGTTCTTCATTGCTCATCGGATCAGAATGAAAATAAGCCTGTAATAATCTTGCAGCACCTATATTATAACTTTTCTTCCACAGCGGACCATCCTGATTACAAATTATAAACTCAGTACTTCCCCCGCCAATGTCCATAATCAGCGATTGCTGGCTGATCACACCTGTTGCCTTGACGCCATTAAAGATATAAGCAGCCTCATCCTCCCCACTAATCACTTCAATAGCTATTCCGGCTATTCTAAGGGCGGCAATAACAAAATCTTTTCCATTTCCAGCACTGCGTACTGCGGACGTTGCAATGGCACGAACAATAGTAACCTGTTGCGCATCTATTTCTTTTTTAAAGCCCTTTAGCGCCTCTATTCCGCGTTCAAAAGCTTCAGGAATAATCAAGTTCTCATTGATCCTGCCCTGGCCTAATTGGACAGGTAAATTAGTTTTATAAATGACCTCCACACCTAATGGCGTAAGATCAGCAATAATCAAGTGAAAAGTATTCGTTCCTAAATCAATAACCGCTGCTTTCATCTGTTTCGTTAATACTATCTTTTCTTGTTAATTCTGTTCCCTGAATTTTTAATTCTTATAACTGAACCACTTGAACATTTCCTTCAAACTGGTTTTTTTGCCATACATTAATATACCTACTCTGTATATTTTTGAAGCTACCCACACTGTCCCTATAAATCCCACTATCAATAATCCCATAGACAAAGCCAGCTGCCAGTCGGGCACACCATAAGGTAACCTGACCATCATCGCAATCGGAGAAGTAAAGGGTATCATCGATAACCAGAAAGCAAGCGGCCCATAAGGATCATTCACCACAACACTTAAAGATAGGGCATAACTCAAAGTAAGCGGCATCATAATCGGCATCACAAATTGCTGTGTCTCCGTTTCACTATCCACAGCTGAACCAATTGCCGCATATAGAGAACTATAGAATAAATAGCCGCCAATAAAAAAGAATATAAAGACCAGCAGGATTTTTGTCAGATCAAGATTAGCCATACTTTTTTGAATATAAGCAACCGGACCATCGTCAGCTACCTGTTTTCCGATGGAAGTTCCTGTCTTTGATTGTACAGCAGAAACAGTACTTTGCTGCAATCCTTTATTGCCTGTAAACGTTTTAACCGCTACAGTTGAAATCGTGACTGTCAATAAGATCCAAAGAACAAACTGCGTCAATCCTACCAAAGCAATACCGATGATTTTTCCCATCATCAGCTGAAAAGGTTTGACAGAAGAAATCATCACTTCAATAATCCTGCTTGTTTTCTCTTCAATTACGCCACGCATCACCTGAATACCATAAATCAGAATAAAAGTAAACATCAGGATACCGGATGCATAGCCAATAACCGTTGTTGCACCAGCACTCGAATCCTCTTCCTGTCCTGCCTGATTAATCTTCTTGTTATCAATATTGACAGTAGCTTTTAATTTATCAAGGTCTTCTTGTGCAATACCACTTTCCTTAAGTTTTTGAATTCTGATAGTATTCTCCACATCGTCAACTACTTTCGAATTCATGGAAAAGCCGGCCTGTTTAGTTCCTAAAAGTTGTATTCCTGCAGGATGGTCCAGGCTAAACTCAGGCAGGTAAAGAATGTAGTCATAATCTTCGTCCTTAAGACCAGCTTTCATTTGCGCCAATGATTTATGGACATAAACGTAAGTCGTATTTTTAGTAGAAGCAACCTTTTCAGTTAGTGTTTTATTATCATTCACTACCGCAATCCTGTTATTGGCCGAACTAGCCCCTTGTATGGAGAAGTAAATGATCATCCCATAAAAACCTGCGACAATGATTGGTGTTAACAACGTCATGACAATAAATGATTTCTTTCTGACCCGGCTTAGGTATTCTCTTTGTATAATGAGTAAAATCTTGTTCATCGCGTTAATCTTTTAGTTTTACCTGGTCAATAAAAATGTCGTTCATTGTAGGGATTACTTCATCTAAGCGATGAATATTTACGACAGGCAGCAAGGCTGATAAAAGCTGGTTGGCAGTCTTACCTGTGCTGATCTGAACCTTAATCCTTGTTTTACCCGGCAGTGTCTCTTTATGCAGTATTTCAAACAGACCAGTTGCCTGTTCAGCAGGATACTCCCCATCATACTCTACCCAGTAGGTATTATTCCTGTATTGTTCCTTAATATCCGATACTGAACCATCCAGTATTTTTTTAGAACGGTGAATCAATGCAATGCTATCACATAACTCTTCTACAGATTCCATCCGGTGCGTAGAAAAAATAAAAGTTGCACCTTTCTTGTTCAATTCCAGGATTTCATTCTTGATGATGTCTGCATTGACAGGATCAAAGCCAGAAAAAGGTTCATCCAGAATAATCAGTTCAGGTTCATGTAATACAGTAGCTACAAATTGTACCTTTTGCTGCATCCCCTTACTCAGGTCTTCTACCTTTTTATTCCACCAGCTTCCCATTTCCAGTTTTTCAAACCAGTACCTGACTTTTTTAGTAGCTTCAGATGTACGCATACCTTTGAGCTTGGCCAGGTACAGCACCTGCTCACCAATTTCCATTTTTTTGTATAAACCACGCTCTTCCGGGAGATATCCTATTCTTGCAATGTGAGAAGAATTCAGACGTTCGCCATTAAAGATTACTTCACCGCTATCTGGTGCAGTAATCTGCGTAATAATTCTGATGAGTGATGTTTTGCCTGCACCATTTGGGCCTAGTAATCCGAATATCTTTCCCTGCTCTACCTTCAGACTTACATCGTCCAGTGCAAGATGCGTAGCATATTGTTTAACAATATTATTTACGTTAAGCATTTAGTCTTTATTTAGTTCTTAGTTACCCTTTAGACTGAAATCAGACAAAATGTTACAGATTTAGCGAGCTGTATTTGTTAATGCAATTAATTGTTTTGCATTGGTCAATGCCGATGTGCCCCAGGTATTGTTGAAATATACGAATACTTGCTGAGGTCCCTGCATTATAGATTTAGCAAAAGCAATTATTTCCTGTCCGGTATACAGTGATTTATAGAGGACCGGCTTGCCATGGAAGCGGTAATAAACAGGATCATTAAATAGAACCACTCCATCTGGTAAAGCAGAAGGATAACTTAATCCGCTGAAAGTCAGGTGATGTTTTTTAAACTCTTCCATCACCGTATTATTCCACCAGCTAATATGCCTGAATTCAACTACGTTCTTAAACAAAGGATTTAAATTTTTTAACAATAAGGCTAATCTCTCTTCGGTATAAGTGAAAGAAGGAGGCGTTTGAAATAATACGCAGCCTGTTTTATCCCGCAAGCCAGAAGAAATTACCTCATAAAAATCAATAACCAAGCCTTCCACCTCATTAAATTTATTATAATGTGTAATTGTACGGGGCGCTTTAATCGTAAAAAGGAAATCAGCCGGACTGGTCTCATACCAGGTATTAAAGCTTTTTAAAGAAGGCTGTTTGTAAAAGGAAGAATTAATCTCTATCGTATTAAAATGCTGGCAATAATAGCTAAACCAGTCCTTTTGAGGAAGACTGGAAGGGTAGAATACCTCTCTCCATTCTTTATAATAAAATCCGGAGCAGCCAATTCTCCAATCTGCTATTGCTATTCCATCCATAAACCATTTTTTAAATTAAACAACGGTTCCGGACTAAAGTTTTTGCATAAAAAAACAGGCTGTACCCATTCAGATACAGCCTGTTTTAAAATTATATTTAAGAAACGATTACTCGAAATACTCTTTCATTTTTTCAAAGAAGCTCTTGTCATTTTTACCTGGCTGAGGTTTGAAATTCGGAGATTCACGTAGTTTCTCAAGCATATTCCGTTCTTCACTGCTCAGGGCTTTGGGCGTCCAGATATTTACGTGAATAATCTGATCACCACGGTGATAAGAATTTACTTCAGGAATACCTTTAGCTTTCAGGCGCAATAACTTTCCGCTTTGTGTACCGGGCTCGATTTTGATTTTAGCTTTACCATCAATTGTGGGTACTTCGGCACTATAGCCTAAAGCAGCATCAATGATACTTAAGTGTAAATCATAAACGATATTGTTTCCTTCACGTTTCAAGGTTTCATGAGGGATTTCTTCAATCAGAATGATCAGATCACCGGGAACACCACCATTAGGGGCTGCATTACCTTTTCCGCTCATGCTCAATTGCATACCGTCACTCACCCCTGCAGGGATATTGATTGTAATTGTTTCCTCACCACGAACTGTTCCTTCACCATGACATGAGGTACATTTAGAAGTGATTTGTGAGCCGGCACCATTACAAGTCGGGCAGGTAGCAGTAGTTTGCATCTGGCCTAAAATAGTATTGGTTACTCTGCGAACAGAACCACTGCCACCACAAGTTTTACAAGTGCTGATAGATGATTTGTCCTTCGCTCCAGAACCATCACAGGTTTTACAAACAATCTGTTTATTAACCTTTATTTTTTTCTCTGCGCCATGCGCTATTTCTTCAAGGGTAAGTTTGACTTTAATACGAAGGTTAGAGCCTTTAGCTACGCGTCTGCCGCTGCTGCGTTGTTGCTGTCCGCCGAAAAAGCTATCGAAAGGACTGCCACCGCCACCGCCGCCACCAAAGATATCGCCAAACTGGCTGAATATATCTTCCATGTTCATGCCGCCGCCGCCATAGCCACCACCGCCACCAGAAGCTCCGCCAACACCTGCATGGCCATAATGGTCATAGCGTTGTTTCTTCTCCGGGTTGCTTAATATCTCGTAAGCCTCAGCAGCTTCCTTAAATTTATCCTCAGCAGTATGGTCATCAGGATTTTTGTCCGGATGGAACTTTATAGCCAGCTTTCTATAAGCTTTCTTGATCTCTTCCGGAGAAGAACCTTTGCTTACACCAAGGATATCGTAATAATCTCTCTTACTCATAATTAACTACCTACAACTACTTTTGCAAAGCGTATAACTTTGTCATTTAAAGTGTATCCTTTTTCTAATTCATCTATAACTTTTCCTTTCAACTCTTCAGTTGGGGCAGGGACTTTAGTGATTGCTTCATGAAGGTCTGTGTCAAAAACAGTATTTGCACATTCCATTTCCTTTAAGCCTTTCTGATTCAGAATGCTTTTCAGTTTAGTATGTACCAATTGAATCCCTTCACGGATTGCAGTCACATCAGTAGCGTTTTCAGTTGCTTTATTTGCACGGTCAAAATCGTCCAGTACAGGAAGCATAGAAATAATTACATCCTTACCAGCAGTCTGTAAAAGCTCAACACGTTCTTTTTGTGTACGTCTTTTAAAATTATCAAACTCAGCAAAAAGGCGAAGATATTTATCATTCAACGCTGCATTATCAAGTTTTAATTGCTCTTCAGCAGAGATTTCCTCTACAGGTTCAGTGATAGTATCCGCATTCGCGTCATCTGTAAGTTCTTTGTTTAACTGCTCTTCAGCAGTATTTTCCGTAATAGGATTTTCTGTATCGTTTGTTTTCTTCTTGCTAAACATGGTATAGTAGAATTTTATAATGCAAACTCAAAAGGTTTGCCAATGAAGTATATCAGCCATGCTGTCAGTTTTGTTTGAACAACACTGTACAGAATGGCTGAAAAGAAATTATTTTGTCAGGAATGGTCAGTTTTTTGGAACAGACACCTAGTTGATTGTTGCATCATCATGGACGATACCTGCTTCACACTTAATAATACGTGATGGCAGGGTACGGATGATATGATAATCATGCGTAGCCATTAATACAGCAGTACCGCTCTGGCTGATTTGTTTCAGCAACAATACGATTTCTTCGGACGTTTCAGGATCTAAATTTCCTGTAGGCTCATCCGCGAGGATAATATCCGGATTATTTAATAGTGAACGCGCGATTACCACACGTTGCTGCTCACCACCAGAAAGCTCATGTGGCATTTTTCTGATTTTTGAACGCAGTCCCACCTTTTCCAGTACATCTTTAATCCGTTCTTCAATTAGCTTTTTGTCTTTCCAGCCAGTTGCTTTCAATACAAAATCAAGATTCTTTTCAATTGTACGGTCTGTTAACAACTGGAAATCCTGGAATACGATCCCTAACTTTCTGCGCAGATAAGGCACATCCCGCTCGGCCAGTTTTTTAAGGTCGAAGCCTGCAATTTCCCCCTCACCATTACCGATATGAAGTTCACCGTAAATGATTTTCAATAAACTGCTCTTTCCAGATCCTGTCTGTCCGATCAGAAATACAAATTCACCTTTATCTATGTTAAGATTAACATCAGAGAGTACCAGGTGTTTTTGTTGAAATACATCTACATTTTTTAAATTTATAACTGCGTTTCCTGCCATGTCTTAAATATCTAATTTTGCAATCTGACCAAATGGTAAATCTTTTACCATATCCATAATATAAGGCAACTTGTCACCCAGACCTAATTTTTCCAGAGATTTATCAGGCCGGTCTACCCTGAAATAAGCCAGTAAGGTGAATTTATCATCTCTTAGCTGGACATAATCCGGGATTTTGGCAATACCTTTTACTTTGATTACATACATTTTGTTCAAAAATAGTGTTTCAAAATGATAAAATGAGCGCCCGTTTAAATTTGTAGCGGAAACTTATAACTTATTCAGGAAGTTAATTGTATTCACGTTATCCGCATAATCCCATAACTGAGGATGCTGACTTTGGCCAAAAGTTACCGAATCCACATCCAGTTTTAAAGCCGTATGAGTGACCACACACTGGATATTATCCTGCATTCCTTTCAGTTTCTCATTTAATTCAGCCAGGTTTTTATAATGTTCAAAATATAAAACAGCAAGAGGAGAGGATAGCCCTTCATCTTCTTTCAATAACAAAAAGCCATTGTCAAAATGCTGAACTGTATTGACCAGGTAAATAGATTTATTATAATCGTAGTTATTATTGTACTTGAAATGATTGATAATATCCTGATACTGCTCCAGCGGCTCAAAGAAGTTTTTAAGCTCATAACCTTCAGGAACATAGATTTTAGAAACATTTCTGCAACCCAGTCCAAAATAATCAAAGATATCATGACCTAACTGCCCGATCTCAGTTATACTTTCTTTACCATCTAATACTGCAACACTATTCCTGTTTTTTCTGATGATATTGGGCACTTTACCAAAATAGTAATCAAAGTATCTGGAAGTATTGTTGCTTCCTGTTGCAATGATCGCATCGAAATCTTTCAATCTTTCTGCATAAATGATTCTGTCAGCTAATAATGGTTCAAACTCAATAAGCTGTTTCAATAAAGCTGGTAATAACTGGCTGTCAGCAGAAGAAAGTTTGATAATGGCTATGTTTCCTGTAGCCAGGACAGACAAAATATCATGAAAACCTACCAGGGGAATATTTCCTGCCAGGATCAGGCCTACTTTTTTTGGATGCTGGCTGACTGTGATTTGTTCAAACCATTTTTCCAAAGCAGGCAGATTAAGCATTTCCTGAAAAGAAGCTAAAGATCTCCGCACTTCAGCCACAGTAAACCAGGCATTATGATTAGGTGCTGAATCGATTGTATTACTAAATTCATCACCCGGGTGATTTAAGAAATCACTTAGTTTATGGAATGCAATAATTAACTTTTCAGCGGTAAGGATTGACATGTTTGAAGTAATTTTAAAGTATAAATGTTATATTTGCAGTGCAAAGGTAACTTTAGCAAATAGATTTATACGAAGACATGGCTATTAAAATAACAGACGAATGTATTAATTGCGGAGCATGTGAGCCTGAATGCCCAAATAATGCAATTTATGACGCAGGTACAGCCTGGAGGTTTTCTGATGGAACCAACTTAAATGGTATCATTGATTTTGGCGATCAGGAAGTAGATGCTGGTGCGGCTCAGGAAGCAGTTTCTGATGAAGTATATTATATCGTTTCAGATAAATGTACAGAATGTAAAGGGTTTCATGATGAACCTCAGTGTGCGGCAGTGTGCCCGGTAGATTGTTGTGTGGATGATGAAGATATCCGTGAAACAGAAGAAGAATTATTAAAGAAAAAAGCCTGGTTACACCAGGAGAACTAGTTCTTTAATTTGAATATAACAGAAAAAGACAAAAGGGCGCAGATGCGCCCTTTTGTCTTTTTCTGTTATATAGATTTATACTTCTGCTTTATTTGGAATAATCAATACCGGGCAGGCAGATTTCCTGGCCACATGTTCAGCCACACTTCCCATTAAAAAGTGATATAATCCCGTTCTGCCGTAAGTTCCGATCACAATCAGATCGGATCCCCATTCATCAGATTGCTTAATAATTCCATGAGCTGCAGTATCTACTACGCTTAAATACGTAGTTTTAATACCGTTACCATAAGTATCTTCTATTTCTTTAAGCAGCTGATGGCTGTTTTCTTCACTGTTATCGTAGCTTTCCAGGAAAACCGGCGCCAGGGTAAGGTCCTGATTGATTGTTGCCGGCATCGGCTCAATGATATTGACTAAGGCAACTTCTGCATTAAAGGTCTTAGCCAGTTCGTAGCCTGTTTTCGCTGCCTTTTCTGAGCAGGTACTGTTATCTACTGCAATTAATATCTTTTGGAAGTTCATAATTTCTGGCGTTAAAGAATGTAATATCTGGCATTAATATAGGTAATACTTATATAACAAATTAATCAATCAAATGTTTATCCTGTCGTTTTCTAAATCACTATCCTTACTTTTGAGTACTAGATTTCATTATGGAACAGATATTCGCAATTTGCAGGGTAGCGGTAGCACCAATCAGGGCATCATCGGCTGATCAGGCCGAAATAACGACACAATTATTATTTGGAGATCAGGTGGAGGTATTGGAAAAAGCTGAACCCTGGTGGCGGATCCGTAATGCCTATGACGGTTACGAAGGCTGGATAGATTTTAAACAGCTCGGGACACTTACTCAAACCGAATACGAAGCCTGTAAGCAACGTACTGCATTAGTGCCGGCAGCAGTCAGTAATCAGGTTATTGCAGCCGATGGAAGTACGTATTACTTAGCTGCATCGGGTAATCTGCCAGCTTATAGCAATGGATACTGCAAATTGGGTAAAGAAGAATTCCAGGTCTTATTTGAGCCTCATGATATTTCAGCACAAACTACTGGCTTAAAACTTGTTGATTCGGCCTTGTTTTATCTGAATGCACCTTATTTATGGGGGGGGCGCACACTATTCGGTATTGATTGTTCTGGATACGTACAGGCTGTTTTTGCGCTATATGGCATTGCCCTTCACAGAGATGCCTCTCAACAGGCAGCACAAGGAGAAGTTGTTAACTTTTTACCAGAAGCCCAAACCGGAGACCTTGCCTTTTTTGACAATGCAGACGGCAAAATCATACACGTAGGCATTATGCTAAATGCAAATCAGATTATTCATGCTTCAGGAAAAGTAAGAATTGACGCTATTGATGATCAGGGGATTTATAATCCTGAACTTGGACGTTATAGCCACAAACTCAGGATTATTAAAAGATTTATAAATCCCACTCCCACACCATAACCAGCTTATCATCGCCTGTGGTTAATAAATATTTACCATCCAGGCTCCAGATGAGCTTATTGATAGAATGGGTATGACCATGGGTGTTTTTTTCAATACTCAGGATTTTATAGAGTTTCAAATCATCACTACCCCATAATTTGATGCTCTTATCCTGGCTCACTGTGGCGAAATAAGGTAATGAAGGATGAAATGCAATTCCGTAAACACTAAATAAGTGTGCTGGAATGCTATGCTGAAGCTGATAATCCGGCAATGACCAGAAATTTAGCTGTGCATCTCTTCCGCCCGAAATCAAGTATTTCCCATCTGGTGAATACTGAACAGAAGTAACAGGTAAAGTATGCTGCTTTAATATATGCAGCAAGCTGTAATCATGCAGCTCATAAATGCGGGTAACACCATCTTTACAGCCAAAAGCAACCTGTAAACCATCCGCACTCACAGCTATTGCTCTTACTGTATCCGCAGAAACCCTGATCCGGTAAAGTAAGGAGAGGTCGGTCAATGACCATACCCCAACTGTACCGTCTTCACTTGCAGTTAAAAATTCCTGTTTTTCCGGAATGGTTACCAAGTCAAATACAGGTTTTTCATGGGCCTGAAAAGTTGTCTTAACTATTTGCTTGCTCAGGTCGAATATACTCACCTCACCACTTCTCTGACCCACAAAAAGCAGGTCATTATACTGATGAAGACTATAAACAGATGTTTTTACCGGCATTAAAACCTTCAAAAAGGACATTTTTTCCAATGACCATTCTACTACACCTTTATCATTTCCACCTGTAAAAAAAATACCGGCTTTACTGGAATTGGTTAATGCATAAATGGGGTTTTGATGGCCGCTAAGCGATCTTAAATGTTTCAGCATAATTAACGGTGCCTGCCTTCCAGGTTTACCCCGATATCGGCCAGTGTTTTACCTTTCTCTCTTAACAAAACTAATAAGTGGAAGATTAGATCAGAACTCTCGTTCACAAAGTCAACATCTGTTTCGTTCAATGCTGCGATAACAGTTTCCACACCTTCTTCTCCAACTTTCTGCGCAATCTTGTTTAATCCTTTTTTACGCAATTTGTTGACATAAGATTCTTCCGTAGGATGATCATATCTGTCGTGGATGATTTTCTCCAGTTCAAAGATGAAATTCTGGTTGAAGTTAGTTTTAAAACAACTTCTGCTTCCTGTATGACAGGTTGGGCCCACCGGGGTAACTTTGATCAGGATCGTATCCTGATCACAATCAATATGTGTCTCTTTTACATATAAAAAGTTGCCACTTTCTTCTCCTTTAGTCCATAAACGGCTTTTAGAGCGGGAATAAAATGTTACTTTCCCTTCCTGTTGGGTTTTTGACCAGGCTTCCTGGTTCATATAACCCAACATTAACACTTCCAATGTTTGTATATCCTGAATGATTACAGGAACCAATCCATCGGTTTTCTCAAAATCTATAGTCATAACCTTACTGGTATGTTGTATTTTTTTAATTCGTTTTTCAAGTGGGGGATAGGGATTTCACCGAAATGAAAAACCGAAGCAGCTAGTGCCGCATCCACACCTGTTGTGGTAAAAACTTCTGTGAAGTGTTCAACTTTCCCGGCCCCACCAGAAGCAATTACCGGAATATTGATCATTTTACTAATACTATCCAGCAGTTTGCAATCGAAACCCTGTTTAGTACCGTCATGATCCATTGAAGTCAATAATATTTCTCCAGCGCCCAAATCTTCAGCCTGTTTAATCCAGTGTGCTGTCTCGATTTCTGTAATTAAACGGCCTCCATTCAAATGCACCATATTTCTGCCTGCTACTAATTTAGTATCTACCGCAACTACTACGAATTGCACGCCAAATACTTTAGCCAGATCTGCAATAAGCTGCGGGTTTTTAACCGCTGCAGAATTGATACTAATCTTATCAGCACCGGCATTCAATAAAGCTTCTGCATCGGCAATCTCTGTAATTCCTCCACCAATAGTAAAAGGAATGTTGAGCTGTCTGGCCACCGACTTCACCATTTCGATCATCGTTTTACGACGCTCATGGGTAGCGGTAATATCCAGGAATACCAATTCATCTGCGCCTTGCTGGGCATATTGCCAAGCCAGTTCCACCGGATCTCCAGCATCCTTCAGGTCCACAAAATTAACGCCTTTTACGGTCCGGCCATCTTTGACATCCAGACATGGAATGATACGTTTGCTTAACATCGGTTATAAAGAAGTCAGGGCTTTAAGATTCCATTCCTTAATCTCTTCGATAGAGATGCGGTTTTCGTAAATAGCCTTTCCAACTACGCAAGATCTGATT is a window encoding:
- a CDS encoding Maf family protein — its product is MYKQTTPLILASKSPRRQELMQLMGLDFKVLLKDVDESYPEHLSPDAIACYISEKKAMAFVEERLTSLVITADTIVAYNGEILGKPADALHAKVMLEKLSGTSHQVYTGVSLAYKDKLKTFFDQTEVRFRTLSTAEIEHYIHHYNPLDKAGSYGIQDWLGFIAVERIEGSYTNVMGLPTEKLYLELSNF
- a CDS encoding exopolyphosphatase produces the protein MKAAVIDLGTNTFHLIIADLTPLGVEVIYKTNLPVQLGQGRINENLIIPEAFERGIEALKGFKKEIDAQQVTIVRAIATSAVRSAGNGKDFVIAALRIAGIAIEVISGEDEAAYIFNGVKATGVISQQSLIMDIGGGSTEFIICNQDGPLWKKSYNIGAARLLQAYFHSDPMSNEEQSAIQKHLDQKLADLLAACQKYQPQILVGSAGAFETFAAMLLEGIDLKTISSASFDIEQYRSLAERLIASAHAERVLMPNLIPLRVDMIVIAAILTNYILDKTGLKAISLSTYDLKMGVLYRIWSDQKFESSK
- a CDS encoding ABC transporter permease; this translates as MNKILLIIQREYLSRVRKKSFIVMTLLTPIIVAGFYGMIIYFSIQGASSANNRIAVVNDNKTLTEKVASTKNTTYVYVHKSLAQMKAGLKDEDYDYILYLPEFSLDHPAGIQLLGTKQAGFSMNSKVVDDVENTIRIQKLKESGIAQEDLDKLKATVNIDNKKINQAGQEEDSSAGATTVIGYASGILMFTFILIYGIQVMRGVIEEKTSRIIEVMISSVKPFQLMMGKIIGIALVGLTQFVLWILLTVTISTVAVKTFTGNKGLQQSTVSAVQSKTGTSIGKQVADDGPVAYIQKSMANLDLTKILLVFIFFFIGGYLFYSSLYAAIGSAVDSETETQQFVMPIMMPLTLSYALSLSVVVNDPYGPLAFWLSMIPFTSPIAMMVRLPYGVPDWQLALSMGLLIVGFIGTVWVASKIYRVGILMYGKKTSLKEMFKWFSYKN
- a CDS encoding ABC transporter ATP-binding protein; this translates as MLNVNNIVKQYATHLALDDVSLKVEQGKIFGLLGPNGAGKTSLIRIITQITAPDSGEVIFNGERLNSSHIARIGYLPEERGLYKKMEIGEQVLYLAKLKGMRTSEATKKVRYWFEKLEMGSWWNKKVEDLSKGMQQKVQFVATVLHEPELIILDEPFSGFDPVNADIIKNEILELNKKGATFIFSTHRMESVEELCDSIALIHRSKKILDGSVSDIKEQYRNNTYWVEYDGEYPAEQATGLFEILHKETLPGKTRIKVQISTGKTANQLLSALLPVVNIHRLDEVIPTMNDIFIDQVKLKD
- a CDS encoding DUF72 domain-containing protein, producing MDGIAIADWRIGCSGFYYKEWREVFYPSSLPQKDWFSYYCQHFNTIEINSSFYKQPSLKSFNTWYETSPADFLFTIKAPRTITHYNKFNEVEGLVIDFYEVISSGLRDKTGCVLFQTPPSFTYTEERLALLLKNLNPLFKNVVEFRHISWWNNTVMEEFKKHHLTFSGLSYPSALPDGVVLFNDPVYYRFHGKPVLYKSLYTGQEIIAFAKSIMQGPQQVFVYFNNTWGTSALTNAKQLIALTNTAR
- the dnaJ gene encoding molecular chaperone DnaJ, with the protein product MSKRDYYDILGVSKGSSPEEIKKAYRKLAIKFHPDKNPDDHTAEDKFKEAAEAYEILSNPEKKQRYDHYGHAGVGGASGGGGGYGGGGMNMEDIFSQFGDIFGGGGGGGSPFDSFFGGQQQRSSGRRVAKGSNLRIKVKLTLEEIAHGAEKKIKVNKQIVCKTCDGSGAKDKSSISTCKTCGGSGSVRRVTNTILGQMQTTATCPTCNGAGSQITSKCTSCHGEGTVRGEETITINIPAGVSDGMQLSMSGKGNAAPNGGVPGDLIILIEEIPHETLKREGNNIVYDLHLSIIDAALGYSAEVPTIDGKAKIKIEPGTQSGKLLRLKAKGIPEVNSYHRGDQIIHVNIWTPKALSSEERNMLEKLRESPNFKPQPGKNDKSFFEKMKEYFE
- a CDS encoding nucleotide exchange factor GrpE; this translates as MFSKKKTNDTENPITENTAEEQLNKELTDDANADTITEPVEEISAEEQLKLDNAALNDKYLRLFAEFDNFKRRTQKERVELLQTAGKDVIISMLPVLDDFDRANKATENATDVTAIREGIQLVHTKLKSILNQKGLKEMECANTVFDTDLHEAITKVPAPTEELKGKVIDELEKGYTLNDKVIRFAKVVVGS
- a CDS encoding cell division ATP-binding protein FtsE, yielding MAGNAVINLKNVDVFQQKHLVLSDVNLNIDKGEFVFLIGQTGSGKSSLLKIIYGELHIGNGEGEIAGFDLKKLAERDVPYLRRKLGIVFQDFQLLTDRTIEKNLDFVLKATGWKDKKLIEERIKDVLEKVGLRSKIRKMPHELSGGEQQRVVIARSLLNNPDIILADEPTGNLDPETSEEIVLLLKQISQSGTAVLMATHDYHIIRTLPSRIIKCEAGIVHDDATIN
- a CDS encoding fructose-6-phosphate aldolase, translating into MYVIKVKGIAKIPDYVQLRDDKFTLLAYFRVDRPDKSLEKLGLGDKLPYIMDMVKDLPFGQIAKLDI